TCAACAATTCTCGACGTCGACGGTTTACCTCGGCGGCGAGCCGGTCAGCACCCTTGGTGTTCTTGGTTCCGCGCCGCAATAGCTCGGACAAGGCACGCCGCGGTGACGTGCCTTCCATGACGTCCTGCCCGATCTGCTCGAGCGCGTCGCGCAGATCCACCGGCGGGGCAAGCGGATCAGGTCCCCCGGTATACGCCGAATACCGGGAGTCGTGTGCGTGTCCCCGATCCGCTTTAGCCATAGACGGTTTCGCCTTCTCCTGTCACCTTGTCGATCCGCTTGGCGAGATACAGTGCCTCCAGCGCCAATTCGAGCGCGGCGGCCCGTTCCCCCTCGGTTTCGGCATCCAGTCGCTTGGCGATCTCGTCGATCACCGGCAGGTCTGGCAACGCCGCCAGCACGTCCTTGGCCGCGACCTGCTCACCGGTGGTCACCGCCGAGCCACCCTCGACGGCCGCAACCAGCGTGCCGACGTCGATACCGCCCAGCACCCGCTGCGCGGTGTCGGCGGTGGCGCGCCGCAGCAGATGCTCGAGCACCGCCTGCTCGCGACCCTCCTCGCCGGACTCGAACTCCAGCTTCCCGCGCAGCACGTCGACGATCGTGCCCAGGTCCACGACACGGGCCACCGGCTCGTCCTCGCCCAGGATCGCACCGCGGTGCCGCGCCGAGGCGGCGACGGTCTCGGCGGCGGCGATCGCGAAGCGCGCCGACACACCGGAACGCTGGTCGACCGAGTTGGACTCGCGCAGATAGCGCGCGAACCGGGCAATGATTTGCATCAGGTAGGTCGGAACCTGCGCCGACAGGTGCGCCTCCTGGGTGATCACGCCGACCTCGGCGTCGAGCTCACGCGGGTAGTGGGTGCGGATCTCGGCGCCGAAGCGGTCCTTGAGCGGGGTGATGATGCGCCCACGGTTGGTGTAGTCCTCAGGGTTGGCGCTGGCGACCACCAGCACGTCCAGCGGCAGCCGCAGCGTGTAGCCACGCACCTGGATGTCGCGCTCCTCCATGACGTTGAGCATCGAGACCTGGATGCGCTCGGCCAGATCGGGCAGCTCGTTGACCGCGACGATGCCGCGATGCGCCCGCGGGATCAGGCCGTAGGCGATGGTCTCCGGGTCACCGAGGCTGCGCCCCTCCGCGACCTTGATCGGGTCGATGTCACCGACCAGGTCCGCCACGCTGGTGTCGGGGGTGGCCAGCTTCTCGGTGTAGCGCTCGCTGCGGTGGCGCCACTCGATGGGCAGATCGTCGCCCGATTCCCCGGCCCGCCGGATCGACTCCGGCGTGATCGGCGTGTAGGGATGCTCGCCGAGTTCGGATCCGGCGATCACCGGCGTCCACTCGTCGAGCAGATTCTGCAACGACCGCAGCAGCCGGGTCTTGCCCTGCCCGCGCTCGCCGAGCAGGACGAAGTCGTGGCCGGCGATCAGTGCCCGCTCCAGCTGCGGCAGCACGGTGTCCTCGAAGCCGAAAATGCCAGGCCAGACCTCATCTCCGTCGGCCAGCGCGGTCAGGAGGTTCTCCCGGATCTCCTGCTTGACGCTGCGCTCCCGGTGCCCGGAAGCGCGCAGTTCGCCGAGAGTGCGGGGGAGGTTGTCAGGTGAAGTCACCTCTCCACGCTACGACTGCCACGCCACCGGGGCATTACGCGGTCAGCGCAAAGTCATATTTGGCCCCGCGGAATACCCACGTTCAGTGTGTGAACACCCGCGGTCAGTGCGCGAAGTGCCGGGCCCCGGTGAGGTACAGCGCGATCCCGGCCTTCGCCGCGGCCTCGGTGACCAGCTCGTCGCGCATCGATCCGCCGGGGTGCACGACGGCCTTGACACCGGCCTCGGTCAGCGTCTCCAGGCCGTCCGGGAACGGGAAGAACGCGTCGCTGGCCGCCACCGCACCGCGGACCCGCTCTCCGCCGCGCTCGACCGCCAGCCGAGCCGCGTCGACACGGTTGACCTGGCCCATGCCCACCCCGACCGTGGCGCCGTCGGCGGCCACCACGATCGCGTTCGACTTCACCGCACGGCAGGTGCGCCAGGCGAACCGCAGGTCGGCCAGTGTCGCCGCGTTCGCGGGGGTGCCGGTCGCCAGCGTCCAGTTCGCCGGGTCGTCGCCAGGTGCGTCGATCCCGTCGCGCTCTTGGATCAGCAGACCTCCGCTGATCTGGCGCAACTCCGCTCCGCCGATCAGCGGCTGGGCGGCGACGAGCACGCGAATGTTCTTCTTACGGGCCAAGATCTCCACCGCACCGGGCTGATACGCCGGCGCGATGATGACCTCGGTGAAGATCTCCGAGACGAACTCGGCCATCTCCACGGTGACCTCGGTGTTGGCCGCGATCACCCCGCCGAATGCACTGAGCGGATCGCATTCGTGGGCCTTGCGGTGCGCATCGGCCACCGACACCGACGAGATCGCGATGCCGCACGGGTTGGCGTGCTTGATGATGGCAACGCAGATCTCCTCGTGATCGAACGCCGCCCGCCACGCCGCGTCGGCATCGGTGAAGTTGTTGTAGGACATCTCTTTTCCGTGCAGCTGCTCGGCTTGGGCCAGACCCGGCCAGCCGGCCTCGTCGCTGTAGAGCGCGGCCTGCTGATGTGGGTTCTCGCCGTAGCGCAGCTGCGACGTCCTTTTCCAGGTGCGGCCGAACCAC
This is a stretch of genomic DNA from Mycobacterium sp. ELW1. It encodes these proteins:
- a CDS encoding sigma 54-interacting transcriptional regulator; this translates as MTSPDNLPRTLGELRASGHRERSVKQEIRENLLTALADGDEVWPGIFGFEDTVLPQLERALIAGHDFVLLGERGQGKTRLLRSLQNLLDEWTPVIAGSELGEHPYTPITPESIRRAGESGDDLPIEWRHRSERYTEKLATPDTSVADLVGDIDPIKVAEGRSLGDPETIAYGLIPRAHRGIVAVNELPDLAERIQVSMLNVMEERDIQVRGYTLRLPLDVLVVASANPEDYTNRGRIITPLKDRFGAEIRTHYPRELDAEVGVITQEAHLSAQVPTYLMQIIARFARYLRESNSVDQRSGVSARFAIAAAETVAASARHRGAILGEDEPVARVVDLGTIVDVLRGKLEFESGEEGREQAVLEHLLRRATADTAQRVLGGIDVGTLVAAVEGGSAVTTGEQVAAKDVLAALPDLPVIDEIAKRLDAETEGERAAALELALEALYLAKRIDKVTGEGETVYG
- the purH gene encoding bifunctional phosphoribosylaminoimidazolecarboxamide formyltransferase/IMP cyclohydrolase, giving the protein MTAGTVGKRPIRRALISVYDKSGLIPLAQGLHEAGVAIVSTGSTAKTIADKGIPVTPVEFVTGFPEVLDGRVKTLHPHIHAGLLADTRKPEHLAALNELKIEPFDLVVVNLYPFTETVDSGAEVQECVEQIDIGGPSMVRASAKNHASVAVVVDPLGYDGVLAAVRSGGFTLAERQKLAALAFRHTAEYDVAVAGWMGSVLAPEEGAEDDAGALLPPWFGRTWKRTSQLRYGENPHQQAALYSDEAGWPGLAQAEQLHGKEMSYNNFTDADAAWRAAFDHEEICVAIIKHANPCGIAISSVSVADAHRKAHECDPLSAFGGVIAANTEVTVEMAEFVSEIFTEVIIAPAYQPGAVEILARKKNIRVLVAAQPLIGGAELRQISGGLLIQERDGIDAPGDDPANWTLATGTPANAATLADLRFAWRTCRAVKSNAIVVAADGATVGVGMGQVNRVDAARLAVERGGERVRGAVAASDAFFPFPDGLETLTEAGVKAVVHPGGSMRDELVTEAAAKAGIALYLTGARHFAH